One genomic region from Leptolyngbyaceae cyanobacterium JSC-12 encodes:
- a CDS encoding methionyl-tRNA synthetase (IMG reference gene:2510095326~PFAM: tRNA synthetases class I (M); Anticodon-binding domain~TIGRFAM: methionyl-tRNA synthetase) has product MSLSTIDKNQFVITTPLYYVNALPHMGSAYPTIAADVLARFQRLQGKSVLFVTGTDEHGQKIQRSAEAAGRDPQDHCDQVVAQFKALWELCDIQFDRFIRTTDPWHEKIVNDFYQRVWDQGDIYLGQQKGWYCVACEEFKEERELLDNHCCPIHTTIEAEWRDEENYFFRLSKYQERLKQLYSDNPDFIQPETRRNEVISFVNQGLQDFSISRVNVSWGIPVPADPKHTLYVWFDALLGYVTALLDPGAQPTLENALARWWPVNVHLIGKDILRFHAVYWPAMLMSAGVPLPDRVFGHGYLTKDGQKMGKSLGNVLDPFDLVKQYGSDAVRYYFLKEIEFGRDGDFNHTRFINILNADLANDLGNLLNRTLKMAYKYCDAKVPQPSQTLWEKDAFVELAKSLSDRVTKAYEALAFSEAYEAILTLVRAGNKFIDEQAPWTLHKQGQHQIVDHVLYTVLEAVRLSTYLLSPVIPKVSTLIYQQLGFSVDFTDQIGMVKAAPFEVHTQWGALPVSQLLGIPQPVFQRLELLEPVST; this is encoded by the coding sequence ATGAGCCTTAGCACTATCGATAAGAATCAATTTGTTATCACTACTCCGCTTTATTACGTGAATGCATTGCCTCATATGGGCAGTGCCTACCCTACAATTGCTGCTGATGTCTTAGCAAGATTTCAGCGACTGCAGGGAAAGTCTGTGCTCTTTGTTACGGGAACAGACGAGCATGGACAAAAGATTCAGCGTTCAGCTGAAGCTGCAGGGCGAGATCCCCAAGACCATTGTGATCAGGTTGTAGCGCAGTTCAAAGCCCTATGGGAATTGTGTGACATTCAGTTTGACCGCTTTATTCGCACAACTGATCCCTGGCATGAGAAAATCGTCAATGATTTTTATCAGCGAGTGTGGGATCAAGGTGACATCTATCTGGGGCAGCAGAAAGGGTGGTACTGCGTTGCATGCGAGGAATTTAAAGAGGAACGCGAACTCCTAGATAACCACTGCTGCCCTATTCACACCACCATCGAAGCCGAATGGCGGGATGAAGAGAATTACTTTTTCCGCCTGTCCAAATACCAGGAGCGGTTGAAGCAACTTTATTCAGACAATCCTGATTTCATTCAACCTGAAACTCGCCGTAATGAAGTCATTAGCTTTGTAAACCAGGGTTTGCAAGATTTTTCCATCTCGCGAGTGAATGTGAGTTGGGGGATTCCGGTTCCTGCTGATCCAAAGCATACCTTGTACGTTTGGTTTGATGCCCTGCTGGGCTATGTAACTGCCTTGCTAGACCCTGGTGCACAACCCACATTGGAAAATGCTTTGGCTCGGTGGTGGCCTGTGAATGTTCATCTCATTGGCAAAGACATTTTGCGCTTCCATGCAGTCTATTGGCCTGCAATGCTGATGTCAGCAGGGGTGCCGCTTCCTGATCGCGTCTTTGGGCATGGCTACCTAACTAAGGATGGACAAAAGATGGGGAAATCTCTGGGCAACGTGCTTGATCCCTTTGATCTTGTCAAACAATATGGGTCTGATGCAGTTCGTTACTATTTTCTGAAAGAAATTGAGTTTGGGCGTGATGGAGACTTTAATCACACTCGCTTTATCAATATCCTTAACGCAGATTTAGCGAACGATCTGGGCAATTTGCTAAATCGCACATTAAAAATGGCGTATAAATATTGCGATGCTAAGGTGCCTCAGCCCTCACAAACCTTGTGGGAGAAGGATGCTTTTGTGGAACTGGCAAAAAGCTTGAGCGATCGCGTTACAAAGGCTTACGAAGCGCTTGCTTTTAGCGAAGCTTATGAAGCAATCTTGACACTGGTTCGGGCGGGCAACAAATTCATTGATGAACAAGCTCCCTGGACTCTCCACAAGCAAGGACAGCACCAGATCGTTGACCATGTACTCTACACCGTACTAGAAGCGGTTCGGTTATCAACTTACTTACTCTCACCCGTTATCCCCAAGGTTAGTACCCTCATTTATCAACAGTTAGGATTCTCGGTTGATTTTACTGACCAAATTGGGATGGTAAAAGCTGCCCCTTTTGAAGTTCATACCCAATGGGGAGCACTTCCAGTCAGCCAACTTCTGGGAATCCCCCAACCTGTTTTTCAACGCCTTGAACTTTTAGAACCTGTTTCCACTTGA
- a CDS encoding 1-acyl-sn-glycerol-3-phosphate acyltransferase (IMG reference gene:2510095327~PFAM: Acyltransferase~TIGRFAM: 1-acyl-sn-glycerol-3-phosphate acyltransferases) translates to MLFDNPLEISQLLLAMSGVRIYTFHRDRVPQEGAVVVVSNHRSFMDAPVLMAAINRSIRFACHHYMGQVPVMRDVVQRLGCFPLGNPSERNQSFFRKAVYLLQTHQAVGVFPEGAEPMVKETAPAQMGDFQRGFAHLALRAPVEDLAILPIAIASNEEITNSAVPLRLLSLFDPSEPLFAQSGWHPMVVYQRVNVLIGRPYWIHSSQREDYQGRHARSLVTEITQTCHAEINHLLTQGCY, encoded by the coding sequence ATGCTGTTCGACAATCCTCTAGAAATTTCTCAGTTGCTTCTGGCGATGTCAGGAGTTCGAATATATACATTTCATCGAGATCGGGTTCCGCAAGAGGGCGCAGTGGTTGTAGTTAGTAACCATCGTAGCTTTATGGATGCACCTGTGTTGATGGCAGCAATCAACCGTTCAATTCGGTTTGCGTGTCACCACTATATGGGGCAGGTACCTGTGATGCGGGATGTTGTTCAACGACTTGGTTGTTTTCCACTAGGGAACCCATCTGAGCGCAATCAAAGTTTTTTCCGTAAGGCAGTCTATTTGTTGCAAACCCATCAGGCAGTCGGGGTATTTCCAGAGGGGGCAGAGCCAATGGTGAAAGAAACTGCTCCGGCACAAATGGGAGACTTTCAGCGGGGGTTTGCTCATTTAGCGTTGCGTGCACCTGTGGAGGATTTAGCGATTTTACCGATCGCGATCGCCTCCAATGAAGAAATAACCAACTCCGCTGTTCCCTTACGGTTGCTAAGTTTGTTTGATCCCTCTGAACCCTTATTTGCCCAGTCAGGTTGGCATCCCATGGTGGTTTACCAGCGAGTAAACGTCTTGATCGGTCGTCCCTATTGGATTCACTCATCGCAACGAGAAGACTATCAGGGAAGACATGCGCGATCGCTAGTCACTGAAATTACACAAACTTGCCATGCCGAAATTAACCATTTACTCACTCAAGGCTGTTATTAA
- a CDS encoding putative hydrolase or acyltransferase of alpha/beta superfamily (IMG reference gene:2510095328), with product MLSTGPVFLTPKRLQPDLPLFVFLPGMDGTGQLFRTQTDGLEIGFDVRCLAIPPTDLTSWDELAEQTVMLIHQELAKKRDRSVYLCGESFGGCLALKVALHSPHLFNRVILANPASSFKEKPFLNWSGVITSWMPEPVYRWSSLWLMPFLARLERLTPDDRQTLLKAVQSVPQKTSIWRLSLLNEFMISEAELQQITQPVLLIAGAADQLLPSLAEVQRLQQTLPHSKVVVLPDSGHACLLEADVNLYEILQEHGFLEASLAVKAPVANR from the coding sequence ATGCTAAGCACAGGTCCCGTCTTTCTCACCCCAAAACGCTTACAGCCAGACCTACCACTGTTTGTGTTTTTGCCTGGAATGGATGGAACAGGGCAATTGTTTAGAACTCAGACTGATGGACTTGAGATTGGATTTGATGTTCGCTGTCTGGCAATCCCACCTACTGATTTAACCAGTTGGGATGAGCTAGCGGAACAAACTGTAATGCTAATTCACCAAGAATTAGCCAAGAAGCGCGATCGCTCTGTTTATTTATGCGGTGAGTCGTTTGGTGGCTGTTTGGCGCTGAAAGTTGCCTTGCATTCACCCCATTTGTTCAACCGGGTAATCCTGGCAAATCCAGCTTCGTCCTTTAAGGAAAAACCCTTTTTGAACTGGAGCGGAGTGATTACTAGTTGGATGCCAGAACCAGTTTATCGATGGTCATCTCTTTGGCTCATGCCCTTTCTAGCAAGATTAGAACGATTAACGCCCGATGATCGCCAGACTTTACTCAAGGCAGTGCAATCAGTACCCCAAAAAACCTCAATTTGGCGATTGTCTCTCCTGAATGAATTTATGATTTCTGAGGCAGAACTTCAGCAAATTACACAACCAGTATTGCTGATAGCAGGAGCAGCTGATCAATTGCTGCCATCCTTAGCAGAGGTGCAGCGGCTTCAGCAGACTTTACCCCATTCAAAAGTTGTGGTTCTACCTGATAGTGGACATGCGTGCTTGCTAGAAGCAGACGTGAACCTGTATGAAATTCTGCAAGAGCATGGGTTTCTGGAAGCATCATTAGCCGTTAAAGCACCTGTTGCAAATCGTTAG